The following proteins are encoded in a genomic region of Toxotes jaculatrix isolate fToxJac2 chromosome 3, fToxJac2.pri, whole genome shotgun sequence:
- the aqp7 gene encoding aquaporin-7 isoform X1, protein MKDLVQSVELGVAQRKGVKITRPKVWLKNKLVRVGLAESLCTYVMMVFGLGSVAQVVTGQGEFGQYLSINLGFALGVGMGVHVGGKVSGAHMNAAVSFTMCTFGRLAWKMLPVYVFAQLLGSFLAAGTIYAVYYVLFPYAEAIHDYCGGNLTVTGIKATAGIFATYPAPYLSLLAGFIDQVFGTAMLLLCLMALSDQKNKPAAAGSEPVAVGLLVLLIGISLGSNSGYAINPTRDIAPRVFTAIAGWGTDVFRAGNGWWWVPLVAPPIGGVLGAGLYKALVELHHPPLSDQGGGLVEELQEETSPLEKQKNTCTNVCV, encoded by the exons atgaaggactTGGTGCAGTCAGTAGAACTAGGAGTCGCTCAGCGGAAAGGAGTTAAAATAACTCGACCCAAAGTTTGGCTAAAGAACAAACTTGTTCGTGTGGGACTTGCTGAATCCCTTTGCACATATGTCATGATG GTGTTTGGCCTGGGGTCTGTGGCCCAGGTAGTGACAGGACAGGGAGAATTTGGACAATACCTCAGCATCAACCTGGGTTTTGCACTGGGTGTCGGTATGGGGGTACATGTTGGAGGGAAAGTCTCAG GGGCTCATATGAATGCTGCAGTGTCATTCACAATGTGCACATTTGGTCGCCTTGCATGGAAGATGTTGCCTGTGTATGTTTTTGCGCAGCTATTGGGATCATTTCTGGCTGCAGGGACAATTTATGCTGTCTATTATG TGTTGTTTCCATATGCAGAGGCCATACATGATTATTGTGGAGGAAACCTGACTGTAACTGGTATAAAGGCCACGGCTGGCATCTTTGCCACCTATCCTGCACCGTACCTCTCTTTGCTGGCTGGATTCATCGACCAG GTGTTTGGCACAgcaatgctgctgctgtgcctgaTGGCTCTGTCCGACCAGAAGAACAAACCGGCCGCAGCAGGCAGCGAGCCTGTCGCAGTGGGTCTGCTGGTGCTGCTCATTGGCATTTCTCTGGGCAGCAACAGCGGCTATGCTATCAACCCCACCAGAGACATCGCACCCAGGGTCTTCACTGCCATAGCAGGCTGGGGAACTGATGTGTTCAG GGCTGGAAATGGGTGGTGGTGGGTGCCTCTAGTTGCTCCCCCCATCGGAGGTGTATTGGGTGCAGGGCTCTACAAGGCCTTAGTGGAATTGCACCACCCACCCCTCTCAGACCAGGGTGGGGGGTTGGTGGAAGAATTGCAGGAGGAGACGTCTCCtctggagaaacagaaaaacacctgcacaaatgtatgtgtgtga
- the tpgs2 gene encoding tubulin polyglutamylase complex subunit 2, producing the protein MEDLKESLAFKGVAERLTLGITRILENMPGVVDVRFAEREPAEKRSLLSWEQKNTCILPEDLRDFYLTTDGFTLTWSVKLDNECVPLGCMMVNSVARLCPLLQPVSLFSLPNAPSLADLDWEENSTESGSEHAPAAPHFDSRSRIFELDSCGGNGKVCLVYKNCTPGVVAQQSEIWFLDRSLCWHFLTATFTSYYRLMITHLGLPEWQYAFTPYGPSPQAKQWASLYQPLTISSELSLADPAGDSFLNKLDPTKAFKGKAKVPAPKKKQSAQCSLGSTAKSQGSAGRHSGAKR; encoded by the exons ATGGAAGATTTAAAAGAGAGCCTAGCGTTTAAAGGTGTTGCGGAGAGACTGACGCTTGGCATTACCCGAATACTcg AAAACATGCCAGGTGTGGTCGATGTGCGTTTCGCAGAGAGGGAGCCTGCAGAGAAGAGGAGTCTGCTATCAtgggaacag AAAAATACTTGCATATTGCCTGAAGACCTGCGAGATTTCTATCTGACAACGGATGGATTTACACTGACCTGGAGCGTTAAACTGGACA ATGAGTGTGTTCCCTTAGGATGCATGATGGTTAACAGTGTGGCCAGGCTGTGTCCACTGCTCCAACCAGTAtcacttttctctcttcctaATGCACCCTCACTGGCTGACCTGGACTGGGaggaaaacagcacagaaagtg GATCAGAGCATGCTCCCGCTGCACCCCATTTTGATTCCCGGAGCCGCATCTTTGAGCTGGATTCTTGTGGTGGGAATGGCAAGGTGTGCCTGGTCTACAAAAACTGCACTCCAG GTGTGGTAGCCCAGCAGAGTGAAATCTGGTTCCTTGATCGCTCTCTGTGCTGGCACTTTCTGACAGCAACCTTCACCTCTTACTATCGACTGATGATAACCCACTTGGGTCTGCCTGAGTGGCAGTATGCCTTCACCCCATATGGACCCAGCCCCCAAGCCAAG CAGTGGGCATCCCTGTACCAGCCACTGACCATCAGCAGTGAGCTCAGCCTGGCTGATCCTGCCGGGGATTCTTTTCTTAACAAGCTGGATCCTACTAAGGCCTTCAAAGGCAAAGCCAAGGTACCCGCCCCCAAGAAGAAGCAGTCGGCGCAGTGCAGCTTAGGGAGCACTGCCAAGAGCCAAGGCAGCGCAGGAAGACACAGTGGGGCAAAGCGGTGA
- the aqp7 gene encoding aquaporin-7 isoform X2, which produces MKDLVQSVELGVAQRKGVKITRPKVWLKNKLVRVGLAESLCTYVMMVFGLGSVAQVVTGQGEFGQYLSINLGFALGVGMGVHVGGKVSGAHMNAAVSFTMCTFGRLAWKMLPVYVFAQLLGSFLAAGTIYAVYYEAIHDYCGGNLTVTGIKATAGIFATYPAPYLSLLAGFIDQVFGTAMLLLCLMALSDQKNKPAAAGSEPVAVGLLVLLIGISLGSNSGYAINPTRDIAPRVFTAIAGWGTDVFRAGNGWWWVPLVAPPIGGVLGAGLYKALVELHHPPLSDQGGGLVEELQEETSPLEKQKNTCTNVCV; this is translated from the exons atgaaggactTGGTGCAGTCAGTAGAACTAGGAGTCGCTCAGCGGAAAGGAGTTAAAATAACTCGACCCAAAGTTTGGCTAAAGAACAAACTTGTTCGTGTGGGACTTGCTGAATCCCTTTGCACATATGTCATGATG GTGTTTGGCCTGGGGTCTGTGGCCCAGGTAGTGACAGGACAGGGAGAATTTGGACAATACCTCAGCATCAACCTGGGTTTTGCACTGGGTGTCGGTATGGGGGTACATGTTGGAGGGAAAGTCTCAG GGGCTCATATGAATGCTGCAGTGTCATTCACAATGTGCACATTTGGTCGCCTTGCATGGAAGATGTTGCCTGTGTATGTTTTTGCGCAGCTATTGGGATCATTTCTGGCTGCAGGGACAATTTATGCTGTCTATTATG AGGCCATACATGATTATTGTGGAGGAAACCTGACTGTAACTGGTATAAAGGCCACGGCTGGCATCTTTGCCACCTATCCTGCACCGTACCTCTCTTTGCTGGCTGGATTCATCGACCAG GTGTTTGGCACAgcaatgctgctgctgtgcctgaTGGCTCTGTCCGACCAGAAGAACAAACCGGCCGCAGCAGGCAGCGAGCCTGTCGCAGTGGGTCTGCTGGTGCTGCTCATTGGCATTTCTCTGGGCAGCAACAGCGGCTATGCTATCAACCCCACCAGAGACATCGCACCCAGGGTCTTCACTGCCATAGCAGGCTGGGGAACTGATGTGTTCAG GGCTGGAAATGGGTGGTGGTGGGTGCCTCTAGTTGCTCCCCCCATCGGAGGTGTATTGGGTGCAGGGCTCTACAAGGCCTTAGTGGAATTGCACCACCCACCCCTCTCAGACCAGGGTGGGGGGTTGGTGGAAGAATTGCAGGAGGAGACGTCTCCtctggagaaacagaaaaacacctgcacaaatgtatgtgtgtga